DNA sequence from the Anaerolineae bacterium genome:
AGGGCCATGGGCTAGATGGACTTGCGCTCCAGAGGCGGCATCTGCCCCTGACGGTACTTCAGGGGCCAATGCCGCCGTTCCCGACGAAAGAACAAGGGGGCGAAGATGGCATGATACGCCGCCAGTTCATCCCCCAACTCCTCTACGTCCCGTGGTATCAGGCCCTCCCGCGGAGGCATGCCCGAATGCAGTGGGTTCCTCGCCGCTGTACCCTCACTCTCGTGCTGCAGGATCCCGTCCAACCAATGTTGCAGCACGACGGGATCGGCCGCCCGAGACCGGGCAAGGCGAAGTAGCCGGCTTCCCCAGCCCACTGCTTTCAACCCCCGGCCTGGACGCTGTAGCGGAGACGGCCCTGCATGGACCAGGGCCCGGTCCAGGTGATCACCGCGTCCACCAAAGCGCCTCGCAGGTCCTCGGGGCTGTCCAGGAAGACGAGCTTGTTGGTGCGAGTGCGGCCCCGCCACTTGCCCCGCACCCGCTCCTCCACCAGCACCTCGACCGTCTGGCCCAGGAGGGCCCGGTTCTGCTCGCCTGCCTGGCGCTCCAGGAGCTGCTCCACCTGCCGCCGGCGTTCCTCTTTCTCCTCGGGGGGCACGTCGTCTTCCAGGCGGGCGGCGGCGGTGCCGGCTCGAGGGGAGTAGCAGGCCACGTGGATGGCGGAGAACCCCACCTCCTCCAGGAGGTCGTACGTCTCTTGGAACTGGGCCCTGGTCTCCCCCGGGAAGCCAACGATCACGTCGGTGGCCAGGGCGACGCCCGGTATGGTGACCTTGATGCGCTGCACCAGCTCCAGGTACTGCTCCCGGGTGTAGTGCCGGTTCATCCGCTTCAGGATCTCGTCGCTGCCCGACTGCAGGGGAAGCTCGAGGTGCTCGCAGACCTTGGGGAGCTCGGCTACCGTTTCGATCAGCTCTTGCGACATGTCCTTGGGGTGGTTGGTGAGGAAGCGCAGCCGAACGATGCCATCCACCGGATGAACCTGGTGCAGGAGATGAGCGAGGGAAGGCTGCCCGGGCAGGTCGCGGCCGTAGGAATCCACGTTCTGGCCCAGGAGGGTGACCTCCCTGGCGCCCCTGGAGGCCAGCTCCTCCACCTCAGCCACAATCTCGCCCACAGGCCGGCTGCGCTCGCGCCCGCGGCGGTAGGGGACGATGCAGTAGGAGCAGAAGTTATCACAGCCTTGCATGATGGTTACGTAACGGGAGACCGAAGACGGGGACGGCGTGGGAGCGCGGCCCGGCCGCTCTGACACTAACTCGGCCAGTTGCTCGTGCGACGACGGGGGCAGCCACAGGTCAACGTAAGGAAACCTAGTGGCCAGATCGTTGTCCCGACCGTCCACTCCCACCAGACACCCCATCACTGCCAGAGTCACCTCCGGTCGGCGGTCCTTCAGCGGCTTGAGGGAAGCGAGCCGACCGAGGACACGATCCTCGGCGCTCTGGCGCACCACGCAAGTGTTGAGCACGATAAGGTCGGCGCTCTCGACGTCCTCTGCCTCCCGGTAGCCCCGGGTCGCTAGCAGTTCCGCCAGCCGGCGAGAGTCGCCCACGTTCATCTGACAGCCGATGGTCCAGATGAAGTAGGTCCTGTCTTCCATGCTTCAGCCCCTGGCTAGCCCAGCCGGCGAGCAATCTCTTGTGCCGCCAGGAGGCCGGAGGCGGCAGCCTGAACCAGCCCCCGGGTGACCCCTGCCCCGTCCCCGGCGGCGAACAGGTTGCTGACTTCAGTCTCCAGGTGCTCGTCCAGCTTCACCCGCGAGGAGTAGAACTTGACCTCCACTCCGTAAAGAAGGGTGTGCCGCGAACAGACTCCCGGGACTATCTCGTCCAGGGCATGGAGGAACTCGAGGATGTTCACCAGGTGCCGGTAAGGAAACACCAACCCCAGGTCTCCGGGGGTTGCCTCGCGCAGGGTGGGCCGGACGATGCCCCGGTCCATCCGCTCCGGAGTGGACCGGCGCCCCATTTCCAGATCTCCCAGGCGCTGGACCAGCACGCCATCGCCCAGAAGGTTGGCCAGCCGTGCCACCGACTGGCCGTACGCCAGTGGGTCGTCGAAGGGCTCGGTGAACGACTTGCTCACCAGTACGGCGAAGTTCGTGTTGTCGGTGCGGCGGCCGGCGTAGCTGTGGCCGTTCACCGTGGTGACTCCGGCAGCGCGCTCGGTTACCACCTCGCCGTAGGGGCAGACGCAGAACGTGCGTACCCTGTCGTCGAACCGGCGGGAGTAGTAGAGGAGCTTGGGCTCGTACATGATGCTGGTGAGGGGCTCGAGCACCGCGGCCGGCAGCTCCACCCGTACCCCCAGGTCAACGGCGTTGCGGTCGAGCCGGAGGCCAAGCCGCTCGGCCTGGCGGCGCAGCCAGTCGGCGCCGACGCGGCCGGGAGCCACGAGGACCGCGGTGGCATGGATGACCGCTCCGTCAGCGAGGACAACCCCCGTGACCCTGCCATCCTC
Encoded proteins:
- the miaB gene encoding tRNA (N6-isopentenyl adenosine(37)-C2)-methylthiotransferase MiaB, encoding MEDRTYFIWTIGCQMNVGDSRRLAELLATRGYREAEDVESADLIVLNTCVVRQSAEDRVLGRLASLKPLKDRRPEVTLAVMGCLVGVDGRDNDLATRFPYVDLWLPPSSHEQLAELVSERPGRAPTPSPSSVSRYVTIMQGCDNFCSYCIVPYRRGRERSRPVGEIVAEVEELASRGAREVTLLGQNVDSYGRDLPGQPSLAHLLHQVHPVDGIVRLRFLTNHPKDMSQELIETVAELPKVCEHLELPLQSGSDEILKRMNRHYTREQYLELVQRIKVTIPGVALATDVIVGFPGETRAQFQETYDLLEEVGFSAIHVACYSPRAGTAAARLEDDVPPEEKEERRRQVEQLLERQAGEQNRALLGQTVEVLVEERVRGKWRGRTRTNKLVFLDSPEDLRGALVDAVITWTGPWSMQGRLRYSVQAGG
- a CDS encoding NAD(P)/FAD-dependent oxidoreductase, giving the protein MTDRYDVVIVGAGPAGIFAALSLSQNSRLRLLLVDAGPDLESRSCPARQRGLSCVHCSPCRLTSGWGGSGAFSDGKLTLSPEVGGRLGEVVGQAEAVQLIRTVDDTFRQFGDTGPVYGEISDQIEAWQKRAAVAGLRLVTSPVRHIGTERTAEILKGMRAALAERGVHIRTGCAVETILAEDGRVTGVVLADGAVIHATAVLVAPGRVGADWLRRQAERLGLRLDRNAVDLGVRVELPAAVLEPLTSIMYEPKLLYYSRRFDDRVRTFCVCPYGEVVTERAAGVTTVNGHSYAGRRTDNTNFAVLVSKSFTEPFDDPLAYGQSVARLANLLGDGVLVQRLGDLEMGRRSTPERMDRGIVRPTLREATPGDLGLVFPYRHLVNILEFLHALDEIVPGVCSRHTLLYGVEVKFYSSRVKLDEHLETEVSNLFAAGDGAGVTRGLVQAAASGLLAAQEIARRLG